A segment of the Capnocytophaga sp. ARDL2 genome:
TCTTTTGTCCATAAACGAAAGCCATCTACTATGCTTGTATACGTCATTATTATTCATATACTTATCTGTATAGGTAAGTTGGCTTTTCTTACCCGTGTTATAAGGAGGATCGATGTAAATAAGGTCTATTTTTTGACGATGTGTTTGATTTAATACACAAAGAGCGTGATAGTTATCACCTTCTATCAACATATGTGCTTCTTGCGAAATATGGGTAATAATTTCTTTGGAAGTATCCTCTACCAATATGGGCGTTTTACGTAGGCAATCTTCGATAACAGCTTCGGAGTATTGCTCCCAAACCAAGCCATATTTTGCATCACAATTTAGTTCGTTTATTTTCTTTGACAACGACATACTATTGTTAAAATTTATATTTAAAATACCCCTGAAAAATCCAACGTTTTTTCAGGGGCACGCTGACTTCTACGAGTTTTTTATTTCTCTTTTCTGATATTAGTAAACTCAAAATCTACTTTTTGTTCATTTCCGAAAGAATCGCTTATCCATATGGAAAACATTTGGGGAACTTCTGAAAGTGATTTGTAATAAAGCCGAAAAATTTTATCGGGTAACTCATACGTGTCATTGGGTAGTAAGGGTGCTGCATTTCCGATACGTAAATTTCCATTGCCATCAAACTGAAAGTACCGAATGAAATATTGATTTTCCACATAGTTTTCAGGTGTCGTAATTTGACAACGAATTTCCACGATTTGCCCTTGACTTACCAATTTGGGAACAGGCATTACCTTTACCTCAAAAGGAAAATTCTGTTGTACATTAAGCTCTTTTTCACAAGAGGTTAGCAATGTAGCTATCATCAAAAACAGACTTGCTAAAACGAATTTATATACTTTTGTTTTCATTGATTATTGATTGAAAGATTAAAGAATTAAAAGATTAAAACATATAACGAACTCCCAATCCTACTGAGGGACGCAAACGCTCCAAGGAAGTACCCCATAGGGTTTGTAACTTACCTTGCATAAGCAACACCCAATGATTGGTCAGATAGGTTTCCACTGAAATTACACCTGCCACACCATAGACCCATTGGCTTTGATTTTGTAAAATCGCTCCGTCATAAAGCCGTCGTTTATCTCCATTAACCATTTCATAACCCAAAAGTCCATACATTCCTCCATTTACGGCAAGAGTTCGGGTGGATTCGCCTAAAAGAAAAAAACTATACCCGCCTTCGAAAAGATACGTTTCCGTAGGAATTTTTACCTCTTTATACGTGTAATACCGTGTGCTATATTCCAATGCTACACGTTTATAGCTTCCATTTTTAGCATTTATCGTTAGCCCCAATCCCGCTGAAAAATCACTCATTGAAAAGTTATTTCCAAAGACACTTACAGGAAACGCCACAGCAATTTCCAACCCCTTTTGACCGGGAAACAATCGCTGAGCAAAAAGCGTATTATACCCACTCATTGCCAAGATTATACATAATAAATAACGTATCATTGAATTAAAATTTTAGGTGAAACTGTTCAATAGGACGTGCTTTGCTAATATCTTCATTGGTAAGTAAAAACGACTGATAACGGCTTCCGTTCTTTTCAAAGATTTCAATGCGAAGCACTTTGTCATCGGATAAGGTAAACCCTTCCAACATATATATGCAACGAGCATCTTTTTGGGGTTTAACGACTAATAAAGGCTGATACATACGCAATGGTTCTATGGAAATTTCTTGCACAAGGCTTTGCTTGGTTGTTTTTTTATCAACCATTTTAAAAGAGATAAAATCCACCTCAAAAGGCATACGACTTCGGTTTTTGAGCTTGATATCCAAGTACAATTTCCCGTTGTGTACATACATTCCTTTCAGTAGCCACGAGATTCCTGCATTTTGCGAACCAATATGTTTTATAAACTCTCGTTTTTGGTTGTAAATGGAAGTCATAATCATTTGAGCCACCGCAGGCGATTCCCAACCCGTGTCAGAGAACAATATATCCGACTTAACGCTATTGCCTTGTGGAATATTTCGGGCAAAATCCAAGGTAAGCAATTTCGGAGAAGGATGATAACACACCTCGAAACTGAAAAAACCACCATCTTCGGTAATAACTGAAAGATTGGTCTTTTGTTCAAAATCGGTTACCGCTGCCTTAACCCGAAGTACATTTTCAGCTTCTTTGGCTTTGTCTGCAATCAGATGCTCACTTCCTAAATCCACATAACGAATTGCTGAAGGAAAAATCAAATGGGTGGTTTTGTCATAAGTAACCTCTAATGGATAAGGCGTTACTTGTGTATTTAATGTAGCTGTCGATGATTTATTCGTAGTCGACATTTCACTGCCCGTTTGGGCGTACGATAGGACAGTACAAACTGCCATTAGAAAAAACATTGGTGTTTTCATTGTGTTTAATGTATTAAATTGATATTTATTTTTTTCATTCTATTTTTCTAAACTTCCTATTTTCCTTTTATGTTAGAATCTTATTTTTTAGCCACTAACAACACCTGATATCCTGCTTTGACTTTTATAGCGGGTCGGATGATTTTTTTGGATAGGTAAGAACTTGTTCCTTGTACAACACTTTTGGTCATATCCGAAATAATTTGGTCTTTGGCAGAAGAATTAAACGTAAAGCTAGTACCTGAGTTGCCTCCCATTGAGGCGGCTATTTCCCGAAAGGCATTGGCATCGGGAGTGTAAGGTAAATATAAACCTTGCTGTCCGTCCAAATCGTAGGCAGTGAGAGCTATGGGAATAACTTTACCTTTATATTCCAATGAATGAATATCCAAAAGAAGCCTATCGCCACTGACTTTTGCGGTGGCAGTGAGTAGTTCCCCTTGGGGAATAAGCATTTGGGCTACGCGAATGGGTTCCAACAGTCGTAAAGGTACACGAGTATTTTCTCGGATGGATTGTTGCCAATGTACACAGGCTCGTATGCTGTTTTTAAGGGGAGTTGCTGTTTGTTTAAAACTTTCTGCTCCGACAAAGTTGCGTTGATTTTGCGTAAGCCAATGCTGTGTCAAAACGCTATCATTTTCCTTTCGGGGTAAACGACTTACTACTTTATTTTCGGTGGTATATACAGGAAGTACCGAGGCTTTTTCGGTAGTAGGCACGGAATTAGTAACCTTTGTATTCTCTGAAAGTCCATCAGAAGGTAAAGTAGAAGTACCATTGGTATTTTGAGGTAAATATTTTGATGCCATCTGATAGGATTTTTCCATCAGTGCCATTTGAGTATCAAGAGGGTCTTGATTTTCTTTTTCAGAAAGTTGAGCTTTGAGCATCTCGATTTCTTCTTCCAAGCGTTGCTTTTTTTCCATAGCCGAATTGTCTTGATAAAAATTGCCCAACGTGTGATGAATATCCCGATAGGTGTGTGCCGAATGGGCTATGGCATTGGGCGTGGAAGATTCTTTTTTTCTTTGAGGAGCCTGTGAATGTGTTGTTTGAGAAATCTCATCTTGTGACCAATAATCGGACAGCACCCCCAAAGCAGCTTCCTGCTGAGATTGTTTTTGGTCGAGCAAGGCTTGTTCGTAGGCAATTTCCTTGTCAGAGGGCAATACGTTTTCTTTAGCTTCTGGCACTAATTCATCTATACCCTTTGGATCGTTTTCGGAAGAAGTACCCCCTCCAAAAAGCAGGTACATACACCCCAAAAATACCAATCCCATTAGGGTAAAAACAAGCCATTTTTTGTATTGCTGTTTTCGAGCAAGGGCTTTTTCTTGGCTCTGTTGCTCGTATTGTTTTTCCTCCTCTTCGGTGAGAAGGACACTTATCTTTTGCTTAGCCGATGGCTGTGTATTGTTATGATTTTCCATATCTTTATGTTTTTGTTCCTTGTTCTTTGTTCCTTGTTCTCTGTTATTTGAATTTTATCAGTACGATAAAGGTCAGTAACACGTAAATTATAAAACCGATGATGATATAGTTTCTTCGTGTTTTTAGGGGGAGTTGTTGGCAGTACTGCTCAATACGATCATTGAGTTTATTTCGGTATTTTAAAAGGTATTGTATCATCGTTCTACGGTTCTAAGGTCTTTGTTTTCAATAACGGTAAATTGCTCCATAATAAACCCTTGCGGATTGTTATCTGAACGTACGGAGTTCACTAATCGACAAGCCGTTATAAGGCTTCGCTCGGTGATATTACTCTGACGGGTGATAAATTGCTTAGCAAAGGTTTGTACCTGATATGGATAATGTTCAAAATCACAGTGAATACTATCGATAACCACACGCTGTTGAATATTCCCTGAAATCATCCGATGATAAAATCCTTTTTCGTTTAAATCCTTATAGTAGTCAAAAGCCGATTTGTCTGCTAGAAAAAACGCTCTCTTGGTATTGTCCTCAATGGCTTTTTTATCAGGGGCTACATTGAAAAACAGTTCGTGAAATCGGCGGATGTGCTCACGAGCTTCCACAGGGCGGTTGATTTTCGTATCTTGTGAAAGAGCCAACATCAGAGATTTACCATTGTCTAACACATAAATTTTCTCGCGTTGTTGTTGAGCAAAATGATAGGCATATCCCACCGAAAACAAACTTATTAACAGACAAAAACTAGCAAAGACAAGAGTGTACATCCGAATTTGCTTAAATCCGTTTTCGATATTTCTAAAAATTTTAAATTCCATTTTTCTGTTTTTTTTTGATGTTATTTCTTTAAGCGGTTGATTGATGGAAATAAACCTATATCAATCAACCACCTATCAGATTATTTTTTCAACAATTGTCCCGAAATATTTCCCGTAGCGGCACCTGCTCCGGCTCCTACAACATTCCCCGTTTTGGTAGCCGTTTGATTGATATTTCTGCCGAAATTGCCCATACCTCCGGCTTGTATAATCCAACCGGAAACCGTTGGAATGGTAAAATATCCGATGATGCCGATAATCATAAAGATGATATACACCGTATTGGAAGTATCGGGAATAAAATGAGGGTCAGATAGTTGTTCGATGTCTTTTTCGATAATAAGCGATTGAATACGAGCCAAAATGGCACTGAACAAATCCGATACGGGAAGCCACAGATATACGCTTACATAACGGGTAATCCATTGGGTCATTGTCGATTGAAAGCCATCCCAAACCGAAATGGCAAATGCCAAAGGTCCTAAAATAGAAAGTACAATCAGAAAGAAAGTACGAATGGTATCAATCACCAATGCTGCTGCTTGAAAAAGCATTTCCAAAAGCTCTCGAAACCACGCCCGTATGCTTTGTTTAAGGTCATACATTCCTCGCTCAATGTACATTCCTGCCATTACCGCCATATCCGAAGGACTCCAACCCAATTCTTCCAATTTTTTGTCAAAGGCTTCATCGGAAACCAAATAAGCCGTCTCGGGATTTCTCAGTTGTGCCTCTCGTTCCAAGCGGTCTTTTTGTTGTTGGAGTTTGTGTAAATCCAAGGTTTGAGATTCTAAAATATGGTGCGTTCCTGTAACCACAGGGCTTAGTACGGCATTCATCGTTCCTAAAACTAACGTGGGAAAAAACAGCACACAACCACCAATGGCAAAAGGTCTAAGTAGTGGATATACATCCACCGCTTCGGCTCTTGCCAAGGCTTGCCATACCCGCATCGCCACGTAAAACAACGCTCCCAACCCCGCAATGCCTTTGGCAATCCCTGTCATCTGTGCCGTAAGAGGCATCATATCATCGTATAAACTCCTGAGGATTTCGTGTAAATTTTCCATCTCTTCAATTACCAATATTTCATTTCATTGCCATAAAGGGAAAGCACCCGTTGTGTATCGTTTTTCTTCTTGGCTCTGAGATAACTTACCGAAATGTTTTTTTGAGTGTAATACCGCACTAACAGATAATATTCCTTGACTTCTTTATGTACCCTATCGATGATATCCAAACGCTCTTTATCGTTCATCGATAAAGAAGAAGCATTGACAATCTGCTTTAAATCTTTCAGTAAATTAGAACTCTCTGCCAAAAGTTTAGAATACCCAAAGGCTATGGCATTGAGTTCTTCAGCCGAAAAATTGGCATCTTGGGTCATCTTTTTGAAATTGGTAACGTACATTTGAGAAATATCTCCCACCATCAGTACCGTTTCTTGTACCTTTCGGGCATCTTTTACCAAATTATTGACACTTTTAAGAGCATCGTAATATTTTTTTCCTTGATTATACACCTTTTCTACCTCTTTAAAATTGTTGAGCATATTTCGGGCGGTAGAAGAAGTTTGTACAATCTGTTGGGTGGTATTGACAATACTTTGAGCTAAATTCGTGGGGTCTGTAACCACCCATTGTGCTTTTACACTGCTGAACATTAGCAGTAAAAACATTCCTGTTACAATGTGTCTTGCTTTCATCTTTTTCTTTTTTTGTTAAACATTTTGTCTATTTTTCTGTCTATTGCCTATTGCCTGTGTTTATTGTCTACTCATCTGTTCAATGGCTTTTTCTAAATTGCCGTCGAACTGTCCGGTGAGTTGCATCAGTTGGTGTTTTTCGCTCTCTTCGGTAGTGTACGCAAAATATTCCTGACGGCTTACCTCAGTGGCGTACACAGCCGAATGTGTCCCTCCCAAACCAATCCACACTTCTTTGTATTTGCGTTTCGGGTCGTTATTTAAGTTGATAGAAAGAATTTGTGCTTTTTCCTTTTCTGTAAGCCCTAACATCGTTTGAATTGCATCGAACTTATTCATATACTTGCGTTGGTCGAGCAAAATTTTGCAATCCGAATTGTTGATAATACTTTCTTTGACAATGGGTGAATGGATAATATCGTCCACCTCTTGGGTGACAATTACCGCCTCACCGAAGAATTTACGCACCGTTTTAAACAGGTATTTGATGTATTCCGCCATACCTTCCTTAGCAATGGCTTTCCACGCTTCCTCTATCAGAATCATCTTACGAATCCCTTTAAGCCTTCGCATCTTATTGATAAATACTTCCATAATGATAATGGTTACCACAGGAAATAATATCGGATGGTCTTTGATAGCATCTATTTCAAAAACGATAAATCGCTTGGAGAGCAAATCCATTTCTTTGTCGGAATTGAGCAAATAATCATATTCTCCACCTTGGTAATATGGCTCTAATACATTTAAGAAATTAGCTAAATCAAAATCCTTTTCGCGTACTTTTTTCTCCTTTAAAAGTGCTGCATACTCGCCTTTGACAAATTCATAAAAGCCATTGAAAGCAGGTTTTTGATGCTGATTTTCTTTAACCTGTTGAATGTACAGGTTCACTGCATTGGAAAGGGCTACCTCTTCCGAACGGGTGGGTGGCTCATCATCGCGTTTCCAAAGGGTTAGGATAAGCGTTTTGATACTCTCCCGTTTTTCAATATCAAACACCCCATCGTCCGTGTAAAACGGATTAAAGGCTATGGGATTATCTTCCGTATAGGTGAAATAAATCCCATCTTTTCCTTTGGTTTTCTGATGTATCAGTTCACACAATCCTTGATAGGAATTTCCCGTATCCACTAAAACAATGTGTGTCCCTTGCTCGTAGTATTGTCGAACCAAATGATTGGTAAAAAAAGATTTACCACTGCCCGAAGGTCCTAATACGAATTTATTTCGGTTGGTGATAATTCCTTTTTTCATCGGCAAATCCGAAATATCCAAATGAATAGGATTACCCGTAAGCCTATCTGCCATTTTGATACCGAAGGGACTTGGCGAGTTTTGATAATTCGTCTCTTGGGTGAAGAAACACAAGGCAGGTTCAATGAACGTGTAAAACGTTTCTTCGCTCGGAAAATCAACTCCGTTACCTGCAATGCCCGCCCAATAAAGTGTAGCCGTATCAATGGTATTATGTCGGGGTTTGCATTCCATCGAAGCCAAGGCACTACCCACATCGTTTTTGAGCGTCCTAAGTTCCTGAGGGTTATCCGACCACGCCATTACATTAAAATGAGCTCTCACAGATGCCAAGCCTTGCGAATGAGCTACATTGAGGTATTCTTCTATCCACTGCTTATTGATTTGATTGGCTCTACTGTACCTCGAAAGCGAGTGCATATTACGAGCTGATTTTTCAAACTTTTGTAGGTTTTCCTGTGAATTGTCTAAAAACAAATATTGATTGTAAATATGATTGCAACTTAGCAGTAGTCCAACAGGTGAGGCAAACGATAGCAAACAATCACTCTTATCCGTGGATAAACGTTCATAACGGCTCTCAGGGGTAACGCTTGTTGGTAAATCCTCCGTATCGGAAAGCGTATGCAAACACAACTTCTGATTGCCAATACGCATCTGTTCTGCCGAAAGACAAATATCCTGCAAGGATACATTATCATCGGTGGAAAGACTTAAATACTGCTCAAAGAGTCCTTTTTTATCTTTTGTACCAATGTAATCTGTTTCGGTGAGTTGTGTAATGTGCAAAAATCCCGAATCGTTTAAAATACGTTCCATCTGCCTAACAGCCTCCAAAAATTGAGAGATGTACTCTTTGTTTCTGATTTCTTTGGGTAGAAAATTGCCTTTACAAAGCGATGAAAAATTACTCTGTGACTGCATTCTGTTTTTGGTGGTTTTGGTCAAAAACAAGTAACATCGGTGATGCAAAAACGGTCGTTCATTGAAATGTTTTTCATACGAACGAGATAGAAAAGTAGTGTTTTCCGATTGTAAATTAGGAGTGTAGTTCTCTTTGAGAAACCAATCTTGTTTATGAATCACCGTGTATTCGGGAAGTACTTTTATAGCCTTATACCAAAGTGAATGCAACAGCTGATAATCTTCTCCTGAAAGGGTAAAAAGCTCGGGCAATTGCACGGAAAAACCAATAGTAATGTCGGCTTCTTTGCTCAGCAAACAGTCGTTTTCAATGGCAAGAATCGGGAATTTACTTTCCAAAGCACTGATTTTAGAGGTGTTTTTCATCTTTTTGTTTTTTGTGTTTTTTTAGTTTTTTGTGTTTGAACTAGTACGGATAAACAAGCGAACGGATTTTTGGTTTCTGAGATATTTGGGAAGGCGTTTACTAGCTGCCTTTTTCATCAGGCCGTATTCACCATATTTTTGATTCAGTGAGAAAGTCTGCCAAACTACAAGACTTGCCAAGCCTACGCCCAAACCTAAACACAAATATGGCTGTACTCCAACAGTGTAGAGAATCATTACCAAAATCAAAACTGCCAACAATCCGCCCGCAAAAATGAATAAGTATTGAGCTTTAAGCCCTTTAAATTCTACGCTTCTGCCAATACCCTTGTTGATGGCGTATGTCTTTCGGGTTTCCATTTTACAAAAAGAAAGAACGTAAAATCGTAGCCGCCACAATCAAGAAAATACACGCTCCAAACCAACTTGCTGCCGTTTTGCTCGTGTCAGGATCGCCACTACTGAACTTGTTATAAACCTTTACCCCGCCGATAAGTCCCACCACGGCACCTATGGCATAAATCAGTTTGGTAGCAGGGTCAAAGTACGAGGTAACCATTTTGGTAGCCTCATTGATACCACCCACTCCATTGCCCTGTGAAAAGGCAAAATTCGCCATCATCAAAAGCGATAAAAACAACTTTTTTTGAATTAATTTACGTGTCATTTTTTTAACCTTTTTAAAATTTTAAGGCAAAAGTAGATTCATAATATCTGCTAAAAATCAAAGTGGTAGTAAATGGAAGAAGATGGCAGGGATTGGCAGTTGTTAAGAGTTATTTGTATATTTGCAATACCTTATTTATAATTGAAAAATGATCGTAAATATATATCTGAAGGAACACGAATTTTTAAAGCTAGAAACTCCCCAAACCTTAAATTTTGGAGGAAAGTAT
Coding sequences within it:
- a CDS encoding TraQ conjugal transfer family protein, with product MKTKVYKFVLASLFLMIATLLTSCEKELNVQQNFPFEVKVMPVPKLVSQGQIVEIRCQITTPENYVENQYFIRYFQFDGNGNLRIGNAAPLLPNDTYELPDKIFRLYYKSLSEVPQMFSIWISDSFGNEQKVDFEFTNIRKEK
- a CDS encoding conjugal transfer protein TraO; translated protein: MIRYLLCIILAMSGYNTLFAQRLFPGQKGLEIAVAFPVSVFGNNFSMSDFSAGLGLTINAKNGSYKRVALEYSTRYYTYKEVKIPTETYLFEGGYSFFLLGESTRTLAVNGGMYGLLGYEMVNGDKRRLYDGAILQNQSQWVYGVAGVISVETYLTNHWVLLMQGKLQTLWGTSLERLRPSVGLGVRYMF
- the traN gene encoding conjugative transposon protein TraN, coding for MAVCTVLSYAQTGSEMSTTNKSSTATLNTQVTPYPLEVTYDKTTHLIFPSAIRYVDLGSEHLIADKAKEAENVLRVKAAVTDFEQKTNLSVITEDGGFFSFEVCYHPSPKLLTLDFARNIPQGNSVKSDILFSDTGWESPAVAQMIMTSIYNQKREFIKHIGSQNAGISWLLKGMYVHNGKLYLDIKLKNRSRMPFEVDFISFKMVDKKTTKQSLVQEISIEPLRMYQPLLVVKPQKDARCIYMLEGFTLSDDKVLRIEIFEKNGSRYQSFLLTNEDISKARPIEQFHLKF
- the traM gene encoding conjugative transposon protein TraM; its protein translation is MENHNNTQPSAKQKISVLLTEEEEKQYEQQSQEKALARKQQYKKWLVFTLMGLVFLGCMYLLFGGGTSSENDPKGIDELVPEAKENVLPSDKEIAYEQALLDQKQSQQEAALGVLSDYWSQDEISQTTHSQAPQRKKESSTPNAIAHSAHTYRDIHHTLGNFYQDNSAMEKKQRLEEEIEMLKAQLSEKENQDPLDTQMALMEKSYQMASKYLPQNTNGTSTLPSDGLSENTKVTNSVPTTEKASVLPVYTTENKVVSRLPRKENDSVLTQHWLTQNQRNFVGAESFKQTATPLKNSIRACVHWQQSIRENTRVPLRLLEPIRVAQMLIPQGELLTATAKVSGDRLLLDIHSLEYKGKVIPIALTAYDLDGQQGLYLPYTPDANAFREIAASMGGNSGTSFTFNSSAKDQIISDMTKSVVQGTSSYLSKKIIRPAIKVKAGYQVLLVAKK
- the traK gene encoding conjugative transposon protein TraK; its protein translation is MEFKIFRNIENGFKQIRMYTLVFASFCLLISLFSVGYAYHFAQQQREKIYVLDNGKSLMLALSQDTKINRPVEAREHIRRFHELFFNVAPDKKAIEDNTKRAFFLADKSAFDYYKDLNEKGFYHRMISGNIQQRVVIDSIHCDFEHYPYQVQTFAKQFITRQSNITERSLITACRLVNSVRSDNNPQGFIMEQFTVIENKDLRTVER
- the traJ gene encoding conjugative transposon protein TraJ; the protein is MENLHEILRSLYDDMMPLTAQMTGIAKGIAGLGALFYVAMRVWQALARAEAVDVYPLLRPFAIGGCVLFFPTLVLGTMNAVLSPVVTGTHHILESQTLDLHKLQQQKDRLEREAQLRNPETAYLVSDEAFDKKLEELGWSPSDMAVMAGMYIERGMYDLKQSIRAWFRELLEMLFQAAALVIDTIRTFFLIVLSILGPLAFAISVWDGFQSTMTQWITRYVSVYLWLPVSDLFSAILARIQSLIIEKDIEQLSDPHFIPDTSNTVYIIFMIIGIIGYFTIPTVSGWIIQAGGMGNFGRNINQTATKTGNVVGAGAGAATGNISGQLLKK
- a CDS encoding DUF4141 domain-containing protein codes for the protein MKARHIVTGMFLLLMFSSVKAQWVVTDPTNLAQSIVNTTQQIVQTSSTARNMLNNFKEVEKVYNQGKKYYDALKSVNNLVKDARKVQETVLMVGDISQMYVTNFKKMTQDANFSAEELNAIAFGYSKLLAESSNLLKDLKQIVNASSLSMNDKERLDIIDRVHKEVKEYYLLVRYYTQKNISVSYLRAKKKNDTQRVLSLYGNEMKYW
- a CDS encoding TraG family conjugative transposon ATPase → MKNTSKISALESKFPILAIENDCLLSKEADITIGFSVQLPELFTLSGEDYQLLHSLWYKAIKVLPEYTVIHKQDWFLKENYTPNLQSENTTFLSRSYEKHFNERPFLHHRCYLFLTKTTKNRMQSQSNFSSLCKGNFLPKEIRNKEYISQFLEAVRQMERILNDSGFLHITQLTETDYIGTKDKKGLFEQYLSLSTDDNVSLQDICLSAEQMRIGNQKLCLHTLSDTEDLPTSVTPESRYERLSTDKSDCLLSFASPVGLLLSCNHIYNQYLFLDNSQENLQKFEKSARNMHSLSRYSRANQINKQWIEEYLNVAHSQGLASVRAHFNVMAWSDNPQELRTLKNDVGSALASMECKPRHNTIDTATLYWAGIAGNGVDFPSEETFYTFIEPALCFFTQETNYQNSPSPFGIKMADRLTGNPIHLDISDLPMKKGIITNRNKFVLGPSGSGKSFFTNHLVRQYYEQGTHIVLVDTGNSYQGLCELIHQKTKGKDGIYFTYTEDNPIAFNPFYTDDGVFDIEKRESIKTLILTLWKRDDEPPTRSEEVALSNAVNLYIQQVKENQHQKPAFNGFYEFVKGEYAALLKEKKVREKDFDLANFLNVLEPYYQGGEYDYLLNSDKEMDLLSKRFIVFEIDAIKDHPILFPVVTIIIMEVFINKMRRLKGIRKMILIEEAWKAIAKEGMAEYIKYLFKTVRKFFGEAVIVTQEVDDIIHSPIVKESIINNSDCKILLDQRKYMNKFDAIQTMLGLTEKEKAQILSINLNNDPKRKYKEVWIGLGGTHSAVYATEVSRQEYFAYTTEESEKHQLMQLTGQFDGNLEKAIEQMSRQ
- a CDS encoding DUF4133 domain-containing protein, with translation METRKTYAINKGIGRSVEFKGLKAQYLFIFAGGLLAVLILVMILYTVGVQPYLCLGLGVGLASLVVWQTFSLNQKYGEYGLMKKAASKRLPKYLRNQKSVRLFIRTSSNTKN
- a CDS encoding DUF4134 domain-containing protein codes for the protein MTRKLIQKKLFLSLLMMANFAFSQGNGVGGINEATKMVTSYFDPATKLIYAIGAVVGLIGGVKVYNKFSSGDPDTSKTAASWFGACIFLIVAATILRSFFL